The genome window AAAACACCATCACGATCACTGTTTGTTTCTTGAATCACTGGTATTGTTATGAACAGTTTGATGTGACGCAGCCAcaatgaggagaagaagaattcACTTTCATTCATGAACTCTGCAGCGAGGAACCTCTCCCAACGTCCACACTTTGActgattctgactttttttttgtcactcagACGGACAAAGCAGCGACTGGATCCGATTATAAAGAGAAGTGGGCGGAGCTGCAGAAGGTCTTGCAAAGGCAGAGGTCTAAAGGCGGGGTCATCGATCCGGAGGTGGAATCTAATCGCTTTCTTATCCACATCAACGAGGTGAGAGTCGATGCAAACTGCTTCTCTGGTTCTATCCAAACTGAAATGACTTTGACGTCGGTTCCTGCTCAATGTATAAATGACTCCCACAGGCTCCGTCTGGTGCTGAAAATGGAAACCTGGACGTAGACGTCTCCCCCGACCGTCCTACACCGTCCGCCACTAACCTTTCATCTGATGAGCCTGGTGTCAGACCGGATCACTCTGTACCTGGACTGTCCCACTGCAGAGGCGGACACAGCCAGAGGCAGCAGAACCGGACGAGGGGCCCAAGAAGAGGAGGCCGGTTCAGACGTCAGCAGGGGCGAAACGCTGCGGCCGCCGTCACAGAACACCTGGACAGACTTACTCTGTCCTCACTGGTGACGACCCGAGCTCAGGGCGATCTCGGTCATCAGGTCCATGTAGAGGCAGAATTATGTCGTCCGAAGGTGAGCAGAGAGGTCTACACAGAGCCGCAACAGGTACTGGTTTCTGCAGACGGTCAGCCCGTGTGTTTGGAAACTGAATACCCGAGAGACGCTCCAGACTCTGTGGGTGGTCGTGGGCATCGCGGCAGGAGAAGGGGCCCTCACCCATCTGTCGCAAACAGTGGGGGCCCCAGATACCACTGGGACGGGCGAGCTTCCAGAAGCAGAGGAGGGTCCAGTTACCTCCACAGTCGAGGATCTGGACCTCATTGGGGCCATAGCAGGGGTGTCCAACAAAAGGTagtggggagagagagggtaAAGGACGAGGTGCTATGACAAAGGGCAACAGGAGGGCAAATGAACAAACGTATGTGTGCCTCCATTACGAGTTTACATAGATTAGAGCCCTGCAGCAGAAATGACGTTCACTGTAGTGTCCTGTCCTCGTCCTGCGCTCCGGTTTCCCCTCTCAAGAACATGACGATCAGAAACGGatgcttgttgtttttcattgtgaTGCAATGTGACCTCAGACGACCACAAATTAAAATGCTCTCTGGACGTCACCGCGTGTGTGTATTTCATGTAAAGCCTAACAAAGTTCATAGCACAGATCTCTGAATGTGGTGATTCTGCAAATGTTTGGTATCGCattggctttttatccacaaggAAACGGTGTTGGGAGatctgaaatgttgtttttggaatATGGGTCCCAtggtgaataaaaacattttcatgtaaaCTAATGCGCTACTCCAAAAACAACCTAAATGTGGGCGTGTGGcagtatttaattttaaaatgacaccTCATGGTCATCTTATGACTTAAACTAACCCTTCAGTCACAAAGAGCCTCATATTGCTTAATAATGCAGTGATGTAAGGagaattatatattataaataaataaaaaaactgatttattttcttttttttattagagtAGTTCCCAAGCATTCTCATCAACGAGGAGATCAGACCTGCCAATCAAAGGCACCATTTCTATTAACACTTTATGACGTCATCAAAAGGCTGTTCGGGACTGcgtcacttttgttttgaaagaagaggaggagttgACTTCCACCACAAGATGGCGGTGTTTCAACTACGTGGGTCAAacgaaggagaagaagaaatctaAGCGACGCCATCTTGTCTGTTTGTTGTTAAAGGAGAACCGTCCCTCTCTGAAATAAAGTGCGCAGTGTCGCGTTTAAATCCACCGAGATTATGACCGGCGGGAGCGAGTTTCCACaaaactacaacagcaacagcaacgaCAACAAGGACTCCGAGTGCAGCATGGACGTGGACATGGACTCGAGCCACGTCGAAAGCGAGCGGGGAGAAGCGGACAGCAGTATCCTGGCTGCGTGCTCCTCTAACGGCAGCGGCGGCGAAGAAGACGAGGCGGAGGCCGATGGCCGCATGAGACAAGCCGGGGGCTCGAGTAGTCATCACACCCCGGACGGAGGAGCAGTACTCGGCGGGGGCAGGGAGCAAGAAGTGTCGGTGGAGATCGGAGAGACGTATTTGTGTCAAAGAGCTGACAAAACTTGGCGTGAGTGAGACGTCTCTCTTCTACGTTTTTTTATGAAGCAGCTCAGTAGCGCCCTCCTTTGTTTCGGGAGGAATTGACACCAAATTTAGATTTAATTCGGAAAAATAGTCAAAAACCCGTTGATGTTGGTTGGAGCAATTGAGGCAGGGTCTCGGATAAAGAATGCTCTCGTTTACCAAATTCCTTTGAACATAATAATAGAGTTTTTATTCTTGGGCAGAAAAatccaaatatttaaaaaaaaaaaagactcgtTTGTTAAAGGACCGGTGTTTAGTGGATTCACGGCATCTCTGGATGAAGTCGCATTATTGCAACCAAGTCTATTCATTTGTCAACACATTTGCTTTTCTATTGAGATTATAATATTCTATGATAAGAAAACGCTTCTGTCACAATTATCCTCACCAAAATAATTGGGATTTGTAAAACTGACAATTGTTGACAATCATCATATTTGTTCTATTGAAGAAATTAGTCAAATACactaaacattaacatttacataATATACACAGCATACATTGGAGGGAGcaagtaatatttaaaaaagtcacttaataacacttCTTTAATGTTAGGCTTAATACATTTGTGTTATTGCAGAATTTgactgtatttatatttcaaagcCTCAATTTGGTCAAAAATCATCACCTGATGTTGCTTacctgtgaatttctctgtgagatgaataaagtgtctgtctgtctgtatctatctgtctatctatctatctatctatcagacACAGCGGAGGTTATTCAGTCCCGACTGAATGAGCAGGAGGGCAGGGAGGAGTTCTACGTTCACTATGTGGGATGTgagtacaataaataaataaaaaacaactttatcttCAGAATCATCGTCCTCTGCCTTCTCACACCCTCCTGAA of Solea solea chromosome 16, fSolSol10.1, whole genome shotgun sequence contains these proteins:
- the rnf25 gene encoding E3 ubiquitin-protein ligase RNF25, with amino-acid sequence MAAENDVVSEIEVLQSIYLDELQLKRTEGDRAWEVSLVLYPSTAEDSVSQFVRLTLTLTLDQQYPSSPPIISIHNPRGLSDDKLNSVQKCLQLEAQSCLGSPVLYQLIEKAKEILTESNIPHGNCVICLYGFKEGETFTKTSCYHYFHSHCLGRYVSHSEEGLRLREKELEEDKTRERTHPQELAVVCPVCREPLAYNLDELLSSPAPQLPETDKAATGSDYKEKWAELQKVLQRQRSKGGVIDPEVESNRFLIHINEAPSGAENGNLDVDVSPDRPTPSATNLSSDEPGVRPDHSVPGLSHCRGGHSQRQQNRTRGPRRGGRFRRQQGRNAAAAVTEHLDRLTLSSLVTTRAQGDLGHQVHVEAELCRPKVSREVYTEPQQVLVSADGQPVCLETEYPRDAPDSVGGRGHRGRRRGPHPSVANSGGPRYHWDGRASRSRGGSSYLHSRGSGPHWGHSRGVQQKVVGRERVKDEVL